One stretch of Vogesella indigofera DNA includes these proteins:
- a CDS encoding MgtC/SapB family protein, with translation MSNWDLGSWLSLADSPYAALPAIVTSLGIGLLMGVERERKKRTLAGIRTFPMTAVFGCLLAVLSQHGSPNWLLPALGLLVIASLGFLPLGREAEENEPRTTTVVALVVAYGLGLLSANGLEELAVAVAIIVTALMYLKPELSGISQRLDRRDLLALLQFAALTFIVLPVLPNQGFGPYAAFNPYRVWLMVVLIVGVGLAGYFAVRMLGERVGTPVLGILGGLVSTTATSLVYARAARDNPASVMLSARVILLANLVLFVRLALITIAVAPAALEGAILLMAPPLLLGLLTVMLRPRHPANDQQETPALQLSNPAELKLALSFALVFAIVLVCSAWLNDLFGQRGVYVIALISGLNDVDAITLTALEMLGKQQLALMPTLLAISIAITSNTLFKFGLISSLGGRLLALRCLPTFVVMLLGLGIGLWLNLIAG, from the coding sequence ATGAGTAACTGGGATCTGGGCAGCTGGCTGTCACTGGCCGATTCGCCGTATGCCGCGCTGCCGGCCATCGTCACCAGCCTCGGCATCGGCCTGCTGATGGGGGTGGAACGCGAACGCAAGAAGCGCACGCTGGCCGGCATCCGCACCTTCCCGATGACTGCGGTGTTCGGCTGCCTGCTGGCGGTGCTGTCGCAGCACGGCAGCCCGAACTGGCTGCTGCCGGCGCTGGGCCTGCTGGTGATCGCCAGCCTCGGCTTCCTGCCGCTAGGCCGCGAGGCGGAGGAAAACGAGCCGCGCACCACCACCGTGGTGGCGCTGGTCGTGGCCTACGGTCTGGGCCTGCTCTCCGCCAACGGCCTGGAAGAACTGGCCGTCGCCGTCGCCATCATCGTCACCGCCTTGATGTACCTGAAGCCGGAGTTGAGCGGCATCAGCCAGCGCCTAGACCGCCGCGACCTGCTGGCGCTGCTGCAGTTCGCCGCCCTCACCTTCATCGTGCTACCGGTGCTGCCGAACCAGGGTTTCGGCCCCTATGCCGCCTTCAATCCGTACCGGGTCTGGCTGATGGTGGTGCTGATCGTCGGCGTCGGCCTTGCCGGCTACTTCGCGGTGCGCATGCTCGGCGAGCGCGTCGGCACCCCGGTACTGGGCATCCTCGGCGGCCTGGTATCCACCACCGCCACCAGCCTGGTCTATGCCCGTGCCGCGCGCGACAATCCGGCCTCGGTGATGCTGTCGGCACGGGTAATCCTGCTCGCCAACCTGGTACTGTTCGTGCGACTGGCGCTGATCACCATCGCAGTGGCGCCGGCGGCACTGGAAGGCGCCATCCTGCTGATGGCACCGCCGCTGCTGCTCGGCCTGCTGACGGTGATGCTGCGCCCGCGCCATCCCGCCAATGACCAGCAAGAGACGCCGGCGCTGCAGCTGAGCAACCCGGCGGAGCTGAAACTGGCGCTCAGCTTCGCGCTGGTGTTCGCCATCGTGCTGGTGTGCAGCGCGTGGCTGAACGACCTGTTCGGCCAGCGCGGTGTGTACGTGATCGCGCTGATCTCCGGCCTCAACGACGTCGACGCCATCACCCTGACCGCGCTGGAGATGCTGGGCAAGCAGCAACTGGCGCTGATGCCGACGCTGCTGGCGATCAGCATCGCCATCACCAGCAATACCCTGTTCAAGTTCGGGCTGATCTCCAGCCTCGGCGGCCGCCTGCTGGCGCTGCGCTGTCTGCCGACCTTCGTGGTGATGCTGCTGGGGCTGGGCATCGGGCTCTGGCTCAACCTGATCGCGGGCTGA
- a CDS encoding polyprenyl synthetase family protein, translating to MSNENFVGWMTATQQYVERALEAALPDEQRAPQQLHQAMRYSTLQGGKRVRPLLAFAAGELVAADAANLARVACAVEMIHAYSLVHDDMPCMDDDVLRRGKPTCHVAYDEATALLVGDALQTLAFELLSRPMDGVLPQQQLAMVTTLATASGHAGMAGGQAIDLASVGRSLNQTELEFMHCMKTGALIRAAVLLGAMCGQPLSAEQTDSLDHFAKRMGLAFQVVDDVLDVEADTATLGKTAGKDEANDKPTYVSLMGLQEAKQFARELYNDALAALAPFGDKAARLKQLADYIVARSF from the coding sequence ATGAGCAATGAAAACTTTGTCGGCTGGATGACCGCCACCCAGCAATACGTCGAAAGAGCACTGGAAGCGGCACTGCCGGACGAACAGCGCGCCCCGCAGCAACTGCACCAGGCGATGCGCTACAGCACGCTGCAGGGCGGCAAGCGCGTGCGCCCGCTGCTGGCGTTCGCCGCCGGTGAGCTGGTTGCCGCCGATGCGGCCAACCTTGCCCGCGTGGCCTGTGCCGTGGAGATGATCCACGCCTACTCGCTGGTACACGACGACATGCCGTGCATGGACGACGATGTGCTGCGCCGCGGCAAGCCGACCTGTCACGTCGCCTACGACGAGGCCACCGCACTCCTGGTCGGCGACGCCTTGCAGACACTGGCCTTTGAACTGCTCAGCCGGCCGATGGACGGGGTACTGCCGCAACAGCAGCTGGCCATGGTGACCACCCTCGCTACCGCCTCTGGCCACGCCGGCATGGCCGGCGGCCAAGCCATCGACCTCGCCAGCGTTGGCCGCAGCCTGAACCAGACCGAGCTGGAGTTCATGCACTGCATGAAAACCGGCGCCCTGATCCGCGCCGCGGTGCTGCTCGGCGCCATGTGCGGCCAACCTCTGAGTGCCGAGCAGACCGACAGCCTCGACCATTTCGCCAAGCGCATGGGGCTGGCCTTCCAGGTGGTCGACGACGTGCTGGATGTCGAAGCCGACACCGCCACCCTCGGCAAGACCGCCGGCAAGGACGAGGCCAACGACAAGCCGACCTACGTCAGCCTGATGGGCCTGCAGGAAGCCAAGCAGTTTGCCCGCGAACTCTACAACGACGCGCTGGCCGCGCTGGCACCGTTTGGTGACAAGGCCGCGCGTCTGAAACAGCTGGCCGACTACATCGTCGCCCGCTCGTTCTGA
- a CDS encoding exodeoxyribonuclease VII small subunit, producing MAKSAKAPASFESSLAQLEDIIQAMESGDMPLDAALASYKQGIELMKFCQAKLADAEQQLRVLENGELKPLDISHEQ from the coding sequence ATGGCCAAATCCGCCAAGGCGCCGGCAAGCTTCGAAAGCTCGCTGGCACAACTGGAAGACATCATCCAGGCAATGGAAAGCGGCGACATGCCGCTGGATGCGGCACTCGCCTCCTACAAGCAGGGCATCGAACTGATGAAGTTCTGCCAGGCCAAGCTGGCCGATGCCGAACAACAGCTGCGGGTGCTGGAAAACGGCGAACTCAAGCCACTGGACATCAGCCATGAGCAATGA
- the dxs gene encoding 1-deoxy-D-xylulose-5-phosphate synthase: protein MTTLLDTIHSPADLRQLKRGDLPQLARELREFIVESVSKTGGHFASNLGSVELTVALHYVFNTPDDRLVWDVGHQTYPHKILTGRRERMGSMRQQGGLAGFPKRDESEYDTFGVGHSSTSIGAALGMAVAAQLQGIERHCVAIIGDGSMTAGQAFEALNNAGAMDTNLLVILNDNDMSISPNVGALNNYLAKIMSGRFYAAVRQGSNKVLSGIAPPLRDIASKVEEHVKGFFTPGTLFEEFGFNYIGPIDGHDVDVLTDTLNNIKSLKGPQFLHIVTKKGQGYKLAENDPVKYHGVTKFDPANGLVGSKSGGKPQYTQVFGDWICDMAKLDSRLVGITPAMREGSGLVRFEQEYPQRYFDVAIAEQHAVTFAAGLACDGLKPVVAIYSTFLQRAYDQLIHDVALQNLPVVFAIDRAGLVGADGPTHAGSFDLSFLRCIPNMTVMAPSDENECRQMLYTAFTLDGPSAVRYPRGTGPGAAIVPEMSALPLGKGHIRRQGQGKVAILAFGSMVTPALQAAAAFDATVADMRFVKPLDAELVKQLAASHELIVTVEENAIMGGAGSACGEVLAAANVQVPLLHLGLPDDYVEHGDPAMLLAGCGLDAAGIEASIAARLGQ, encoded by the coding sequence ATGACCACACTGCTCGACACCATCCACAGCCCGGCGGACCTGCGCCAGCTGAAACGCGGCGACCTACCGCAGCTTGCGCGCGAGCTGCGCGAATTCATCGTCGAATCGGTGAGCAAGACCGGCGGACACTTCGCCTCCAACCTCGGCAGCGTGGAGCTGACCGTCGCCCTGCACTACGTGTTCAACACCCCGGACGACCGTCTGGTGTGGGACGTCGGCCACCAGACCTATCCGCACAAGATTCTCACCGGCCGCCGCGAGCGCATGGGCAGCATGCGCCAGCAGGGCGGCCTCGCCGGCTTTCCCAAGCGTGACGAATCCGAGTACGACACCTTCGGCGTCGGCCATTCGTCCACTTCCATCGGCGCCGCGCTGGGCATGGCGGTCGCAGCACAGCTGCAGGGCATCGAGCGCCACTGCGTCGCCATCATCGGCGACGGTTCGATGACCGCCGGCCAAGCGTTCGAGGCGCTGAACAACGCCGGCGCGATGGACACCAACCTGCTGGTGATCCTCAACGACAACGACATGTCGATCTCGCCCAATGTCGGCGCGCTCAACAACTACCTGGCCAAGATCATGTCCGGCCGCTTCTATGCCGCCGTGCGCCAAGGCTCCAACAAGGTGCTGAGCGGCATCGCCCCGCCGCTGCGCGACATCGCCAGCAAGGTGGAAGAACACGTGAAGGGCTTTTTCACGCCCGGCACGCTGTTCGAGGAGTTCGGCTTCAACTACATCGGCCCGATCGACGGCCACGATGTCGACGTGCTGACCGACACCCTCAACAACATAAAGAGCCTGAAAGGCCCGCAGTTCCTGCACATCGTCACCAAGAAGGGTCAGGGCTACAAGCTGGCCGAAAACGATCCGGTGAAATACCACGGCGTGACCAAGTTCGACCCGGCCAACGGCCTGGTCGGCAGCAAGAGCGGCGGCAAGCCGCAGTACACCCAGGTGTTCGGCGACTGGATCTGCGACATGGCCAAGCTCGATTCGCGCCTGGTCGGCATCACCCCGGCGATGCGCGAAGGCTCCGGCCTGGTGCGCTTCGAGCAGGAATATCCGCAGCGCTACTTCGACGTCGCCATCGCCGAGCAGCACGCGGTGACCTTTGCCGCCGGCCTCGCCTGTGACGGCCTGAAGCCGGTGGTGGCGATCTACTCCACCTTCCTGCAGCGCGCCTACGACCAGCTGATCCACGACGTGGCGCTGCAGAACCTGCCGGTGGTGTTCGCCATCGACCGCGCCGGCCTGGTCGGCGCCGATGGCCCGACCCACGCCGGCTCCTTCGACCTGTCCTTCCTGCGCTGCATCCCCAACATGACGGTGATGGCGCCCTCCGACGAGAACGAGTGCCGCCAGATGCTGTACACCGCGTTCACGCTGGATGGCCCGAGCGCGGTGCGCTACCCGCGCGGCACCGGCCCTGGCGCCGCCATCGTGCCGGAAATGTCGGCACTGCCGCTGGGCAAGGGCCACATCCGCCGCCAGGGTCAGGGCAAGGTGGCGATCCTCGCCTTCGGCAGCATGGTGACGCCGGCGCTGCAGGCGGCCGCAGCGTTCGACGCCACCGTCGCCGACATGCGCTTCGTCAAGCCACTGGACGCCGAGCTGGTGAAACAGCTGGCCGCCAGCCACGAGCTGATCGTCACCGTCGAGGAAAACGCCATCATGGGCGGTGCCGGCAGTGCCTGTGGCGAAGTGCTGGCTGCGGCCAACGTACAGGTGCCGCTGCTGCACCTGGGCTTGCCGGACGACTACGTCGAGCACGGCGACCCCGCCATGCTGCTGGCCGGCTGCGGTCTCGACGCCGCCGGCATCGAAGCCAGCATCGCCGCCCGTCTGGGGCAGTAA
- a CDS encoding SDR family oxidoreductase, which yields MAAKSILITGCSSGIGLVVAQGLAAKGWRVFASARKAEDVSRLQQQGLEALSLDVDDSASIHAAVAEVLRRTGGTLDALFNNAGYGQPGAAEDVPRHAMRAQFETNLFGAWELLNAVLPVMRRQGYGRVLFNSSVLGFAAMKYRGAYNASKYAMEGLCDTLRLELAGSGIHISLIEPGPIESRFRPNALAKFLANIDIAHSAHRASYEKQLLRLKKEGHAAPFTLPATAVLAKVERALLAARPAARYRVTFPTHLFWWLKRLLPTRWLDAVLGRAA from the coding sequence GTGGCGGCCAAAAGCATCTTGATTACCGGCTGTTCGTCCGGCATTGGTCTGGTGGTGGCACAAGGGTTGGCCGCAAAGGGCTGGCGCGTGTTCGCCAGCGCGCGCAAGGCGGAGGACGTCAGCCGTCTGCAGCAGCAGGGGCTGGAAGCGCTGTCGCTGGATGTGGACGACAGCGCCAGCATCCACGCCGCGGTGGCCGAGGTGCTGCGCCGCACCGGCGGCACGCTGGACGCGCTGTTCAACAATGCCGGATACGGCCAGCCCGGCGCTGCCGAGGACGTGCCGCGCCACGCGATGCGGGCGCAGTTCGAGACCAACCTGTTCGGCGCCTGGGAGCTGCTGAATGCGGTGTTACCGGTGATGCGGCGCCAGGGGTATGGCCGCGTACTGTTCAACAGCTCGGTGCTGGGGTTTGCCGCGATGAAGTATCGCGGCGCCTACAACGCCAGCAAGTACGCGATGGAAGGATTGTGCGACACCCTGCGGCTGGAGCTGGCCGGGAGCGGCATCCATATCAGCCTGATCGAGCCGGGCCCGATCGAGAGCCGCTTCCGTCCCAATGCCTTGGCCAAGTTTCTGGCCAACATCGACATCGCGCACAGTGCGCACCGCGCCTCTTACGAAAAGCAGTTGCTGCGGCTGAAGAAGGAAGGCCACGCCGCGCCGTTCACCTTGCCGGCGACGGCGGTGCTGGCCAAGGTGGAGCGGGCCTTGCTGGCCGCACGGCCGGCGGCGCGCTACCGGGTCACCTTTCCGACGCACCTGTTCTGGTGGCTGAAGCGGCTGCTGCCGACGCGCTGGCTGGACGCGGTACTGGGGCGGGCGGCGTGA